A stretch of DNA from Synechococcus sp. JA-3-3Ab:
GAGGCCGCACGCAAGAGCTGATCAACTCTCTGCGCAAAGCCCTGACCCAACAGTTGCAACTGGAAGAGGACTGGCGACAGCGGGGCTATCAGGTAGACTACCGCTGGAACATAGAGGAGCCTCAGCCACCCTCTTGACCTTCCAGCCCACTGGAAGGTTTAGCATCAAGCTGGTGGCATTGGGCTGGGGAGGTTTCCCAGGATGCAAGTTGTTTTGACGGTGCCGAAGCTGGCCTGCTCCGCTTGTGTGGACACCATCACGCAGGCGGTGCGGCAACAGGATCCCCAGGCGCAGGTGGAGGCGGATCCCAAGACCAAGCAGGTGCGGATTACGTCTGAGCAGCCGGAAAGTGTCTGGCGGCAGGTGCTCGCCCAAGTGGGCTATCCGCCGGCCTAGCGATTTTTCCCTTGCCCGTCGGCAGTAGCGGGACAAGGTTCACAGGTGTGGTTTTCCCCTGGTTGGGGGAAAGAGGGCTTTTGCTATTAATTTTTGCT
This window harbors:
- a CDS encoding heavy-metal-associated domain-containing protein, which gives rise to MQVVLTVPKLACSACVDTITQAVRQQDPQAQVEADPKTKQVRITSEQPESVWRQVLAQVGYPPA
- a CDS encoding DUF5340 domain-containing protein: MKRIPVPAHVHYEFLLRVLERQTFPTVEEQDFGNRGRTQELINSLRKALTQQLQLEEDWRQRGYQVDYRWNIEEPQPPS